The sequence GGGCTAGTGCGTGCTACCCTCGCCGATGGGGGAGATCCCACGTATTTCTCCCTGACTCGATCCCCGCCGGCAGCTCGGCGGCTACCGGGGGGACCGATCGTGCTAACTGAGGTTGTGGGGGTCTTGCGGTGTCCCACCTCCGTCAGGCGACGGGTTCCACCCGCGCGTCGCGCAAGGTCTCACTCGAGCCCGCGCCAACTCACCACGCAAAGTCCCCCGAGCGCGATGGAGGCGAAGCTCCGGTCTACCGATTCCTAGCCGAGGCCGCCCGGGCCGCGGGCTTCACGGAGATCACGCCGTCGCATGTCCATCTCTTCGCCAAGGCTCGGCTGATCCCGCCGACGTCGACGCGTCGCTCGGTAGGGTTCCATGGCTTCGCCACCGAACTGCGGCCGCGCGTCGTGGAGCAGCTCTTGGCGCTATGCGCCCTGCGGCGGCTGACACGATCTCGCAAGGCGCTCGCGGTCCTGCTTTGGGTCGACGGTTGGGATATCCCGATGGACATGCTCAAGGTGGCGCTCCGATCGCCGCTCCCTACTGCACGCTTGTCTCGCTCTGACCGCTCACTCGACCGTGTTGACCGCATCGCGAGACGAAACCTGCCAAGGCTCATGCGCATGCTGCGACCAGGCCGGATGGGTGGCGCTGCGCTGGATGCGGCAGCGGCCTTGGCTCCCGTGCTATGGGCGCTGGTGGACCGGATCGACTCGGTGGCGGGATCGAATCTGGAGCGCCTGGTGGGCTTGCACCGGGGCCGCACCGACGGCCTCCCTGGGGCGAAGCCGTGGCTTACCGGGCGTCCGTCATTCGCCTGGAACGCCATGCTCCGCTATGCCGTTCCATCGCGGGTGCGCCCCTACATCGCGGCGGCGGACCAAGGGACCCTCGATCGATCCCGCCTGCACGCGCGCTTCCTGATCTACGAGCTACCCGCGTTCGCGCGCGGCTTAGAAGCCCGTAAGGGCGTTGGTTTCGGTGGTCTGCGCTTCGTCGCCCAACTCGGCCCGCAACACGCGGCAATGCTGGGATGCATCGCAGTCGTGGCCGACAGCTTCCCGGCGATGTCGCGGCGCTTTGACCTCCTTATCGAAGGCGTGGCGCCGTTCGCCGAACCGCGCGACATCCTCCTGGCGCTGGCTTCGGAATACGCCTCACAACACTGCGACCAAGCCGGCTTGCTGCGCCGACATGGCCTGGACGGTCTCATTGAACGCGGGCTGGCTCGCCGCCTGGAAGGGGTGGATGACCTGCTGACCCGCGCCGAGGCTTTCGCAGCCTGAACCGATGCAGACTTGCCCTTGATGAACCGCTCGGGCTTTCTTAGCGCAGGGTCAGATCCCTAATCACGAGGGCCGGGTGAGGTTACAACGAAGACCTGCTGTGGCTCGTGGGGATACGCGCCGCGCGTGGGACGCCTTTCGAGGACTCCCTGAGCGGGTGGCCCCTGTAGGGCGGCTCGGTCCTGCCTCCAGGCCGGCGCGCACTCACGACCTCCGAGCTGTCGCGTCCCGGTGGCATGATGCCGGCATGGCCGTTGCGTTCCCCCGCCCCGCTTCACCCGCCTTAGAACCCACGGCCGGAGCTTTGCTCGTGCGCCTGGCGCTTGACCTTGGCGCCGAGGAGTGCGGCGGTCCACTGACCGAGGCGGAACGCGTCCTCCTCAACGTCGCCCGCGATCTGCCGCCGACTGAGACCGCCGCTCAGACTGAGGCCCGCCTCAGCATTACCCTCGGGAGCGATCCTCTCGGCGAGCAGCTTCTCCGCTGGCGGTCACCTGCCGACCGACGCCCGGACGGTGCGTTCTACACCCCGGCAGCCATCGTGGAGCCGATGGTGGAGTGGGCGCTCGCGCAAGCGCCGGAGCGGGTCGTGGACGCAGGCTGCGGCAGCGGCAGATTCGCCGCCGAGATTGCACGACGCCGGCCCGCGCTGCCAATCGTCGCGGTCGACCGAGACCCGTTGGCGACGCTTCTCACCCGCGCCGCGCTCGCGGTCTTGGGTGCCGAGCGCCCCGTTGTGCTGCATACCGACTACCTCGGTCTCAAGCTGCCCGCGATACCCGGCCGCACCGCTTGGATTGGGAACCCCCCGTATGTCCGACACCACGACCTTGAGCCTGAGGTCAAGCGTTGGGCTGCGACCGCCGGGGCGGCTCTCGGTCGCCCGGTCTCCAGTCTGTCCGGGCTACATGCGTACTTTTTCCTGGCCACCGCACTCTTTGTCGAGCCGGGGGACGTGGGCACCTTCGTCACCAGCGCGGAGTGGCTCGACATCGGCTACGGCGCCCTGATCCGCCAGCTCCTCATGGACGGCTTGGGCTTGGAGTCTCTCCACGTTTTGGAGCCCACAGCCGTGCCGTTTGCGGACGTAATGACGACGGCTGCGATCGCGTGCTTCCGTGCGGGTGCGCGCCCCGAACGCGTGCGCCTCGAGTCGGTGTCCGATCTCGATGCCCTTGACGGTCTAGATGGTGGCCGCGCACTCCCTCGGGAGCAGCTCGAACTGAACCATCGGTGGACCGGTCTACTCCGCCCGCACGTCGCCCCGGTGTCTGGCCCGACGCTAGGCACCATCGGCCGCGTCAGTCGAGGCGTCGTGACCGGGGCAAACGACTACTTCCTCCTCACCCGCGAACGAGCCGCCAAGCTGGGCATCCTCGAATGGTGCCGGCCTGCGATCACCTCAGCGGTGGAGGTGCTCGACGCTGGTGGGGTGGTCCGTGATGGACCTGACCGGCGCCTCCTGCTTGCGCCTCCGCGCGACGTGGACCGCACGGCTCACCCCGCCTTGGACCGCTATCTCCGGCGGGGAGAGCGCCGGCCGGCGGACGCACCGGCCATTGTTGACCGGTACATCACCTCGCACCGGATTCCGTGGTGGCACCATGGCCGGCTTCGCTCGCCGCCCATTGTGGCTTCCTACATGGCACGCCGACCGCCGGTCTTCGCCCTCAACCCCGACGGCCTTGCCCTCGTGAACATCGCTCACGGGCTCTACCCGTATCGCGAGCTGAGCGAGGAGGAGCTGGGCGCCCTCGTCCTGCACCTGAACGGGCTGCGGGAGAGCTTCCGCGGCCGCGGGCGCACCTACCACGGTGGCCTGGAGAAGTTCGAGCCGCGAGAGATGGAGGCCCTGGTCGTCCCCGACGCCGAGCGGTGGGTTCGATGACAGGGCTGGTGGCACCGTCGGCTTGGGCCGATGAGGAATTGGAGCGGCAGCGACGCGTGGCAATCGCGCAGTTCATCGAGGACCGGATGGCTGAGGGCAGTGCCAGCTATCGCGCCCACTTCGCCGCCAACGTGGTACTCATCGAGCAACTCTTCGCGGACACCGACAACCTACTCGCCTTCGCGGACGGCGCGGCGCTGGCAGCCCTGCCGCCCCTCCTCCAGGTCGCCCGCTACCTGGCCGCGCCAGCGATCAGCGGCGACGACCTAGACACGCTGGCGGGCAGAGCCATCAGTGACCGCCGACGCCTTGACCCTGAGCTGGGCCGCTTGGCGGCGGAGGTGATTTTGGCTGCGGTGGACCCGGAGCGGTTCCCGTGGCTCGTCGAGACGCGACCCCGGCCACCCACCATCGAAGAACGGGGCTTGGCGATACGGTGGACCGCAGGTCTACGGGCGGCGCAGCAGGCGCAGATGGGCCGCCGGAGCGAGTCCGCGGGTCGGCAAGAGGCGGCGGTGCGTGGCCTTCTGGAGGCGCACGGATTCGAGGAGGTGGCACGTCGCCCGATCACGGTAGGGGGCGGTCTAGAGCCGGGCGAGTTCTGTCGGGAGACGCGGGTCGTGGGCCGCAAGTGCGACGTACCCACCCGCCTCCGAGACCGCCGCTTCCTGCTGCTGGAGTGCAAGGTCAGTAACAGCCCGGTGAACAGCGTGAAGCGGCTGAACAATGACGTCCTAGTCAAGGCTGGTGTCTGGCGCCAGGCGTTCGGACGGACGGCCATCACGGCAGCCGTGCTGGCCGGCGTCTACAAGCTCACGAACCTCCGCGACGCGCAGGAGGGCGGCGTGGCCATCTTCTGGGAGCACGACCTCGCGCCTCTCGTGGACTTCCTGCAGCAGACCAGCGCCTGACCGCGGGCCGCCTCCTCGGCCGCGAATCGAAAGTGCTCTCGCCGAGCACGGGGAATCGCCAGGATAGAGAGGGCCTCGTTTGCGCGCCTGCCGCCCGCGCTGGCGCGCGCT is a genomic window of Chloroflexota bacterium containing:
- a CDS encoding methyltransferase, coding for MRLALDLGAEECGGPLTEAERVLLNVARDLPPTETAAQTEARLSITLGSDPLGEQLLRWRSPADRRPDGAFYTPAAIVEPMVEWALAQAPERVVDAGCGSGRFAAEIARRRPALPIVAVDRDPLATLLTRAALAVLGAERPVVLHTDYLGLKLPAIPGRTAWIGNPPYVRHHDLEPEVKRWAATAGAALGRPVSSLSGLHAYFFLATALFVEPGDVGTFVTSAEWLDIGYGALIRQLLMDGLGLESLHVLEPTAVPFADVMTTAAIACFRAGARPERVRLESVSDLDALDGLDGGRALPREQLELNHRWTGLLRPHVAPVSGPTLGTIGRVSRGVVTGANDYFLLTRERAAKLGILEWCRPAITSAVEVLDAGGVVRDGPDRRLLLAPPRDVDRTAHPALDRYLRRGERRPADAPAIVDRYITSHRIPWWHHGRLRSPPIVASYMARRPPVFALNPDGLALVNIAHGLYPYRELSEEELGALVLHLNGLRESFRGRGRTYHGGLEKFEPREMEALVVPDAERWVR
- a CDS encoding XamI family restriction endonuclease — its product is MTGLVAPSAWADEELERQRRVAIAQFIEDRMAEGSASYRAHFAANVVLIEQLFADTDNLLAFADGAALAALPPLLQVARYLAAPAISGDDLDTLAGRAISDRRRLDPELGRLAAEVILAAVDPERFPWLVETRPRPPTIEERGLAIRWTAGLRAAQQAQMGRRSESAGRQEAAVRGLLEAHGFEEVARRPITVGGGLEPGEFCRETRVVGRKCDVPTRLRDRRFLLLECKVSNSPVNSVKRLNNDVLVKAGVWRQAFGRTAITAAVLAGVYKLTNLRDAQEGGVAIFWEHDLAPLVDFLQQTSA